In Gossypium raimondii isolate GPD5lz chromosome 12, ASM2569854v1, whole genome shotgun sequence, a single window of DNA contains:
- the LOC105763923 gene encoding calcium-binding protein KIC codes for MENKGRTTTKNEYEDLLPVMAEKLDVEAFVSELCGGFRLLADEDRGLITAESLKKNSALLGMEGMSEEEAWDMVKEGDLDGDGALNQTEFCILMVRLSPGMMEDAETWLEKAIHQELRKKTSA; via the coding sequence ATGGAAAACAAGGGAAGAACAACAACGAAGAACGAGTATGAAGATTTGTTACCTGTGATGGCTGAAAAGCTTGACGTGGAAGCTTTTGTTTCCGAGTTATGCGGTGGGTTTCGTCTACTAGCAGATGAAGATCGAGGGTTGATAACAGCCGAGAGTTTGAAGAAGAACTCTGCACTTTTAGGTATGGAAGGGATGAGCGAAGAAGAAGCTTGGGATATGGTTAAAGAAGGTGATCTTGATGGAGATGGCGCATTGAACCAGACCGAGTTTTGTATCCTTATGGTTAGGCTTAGCCCCGGAATGATGGAAGATGCCGAGACGTGGCTGGAGAAAGCGATTCATCAAGAGTTAAGGAAAAAAACCTCAGCTTGA
- the LOC105763921 gene encoding serine/arginine-rich splicing factor RS31 isoform X2 — translation MQRLYILMCISPFLHMYAGFAFVYYEDERDAEDAIRELDNIPFGYDRRRLSVEWAKGERGRRGDGSRSVTNHRPTKTLFVINFDPIRTRERDILRHFEPYGKVLHVRIRRNFAFVQFATQDDATKALEATQRSKLLDRVVSVEYALRDDDERDNRYDSPKRGGYDRRGDSPYGRSRSPVYHRRQSPDYGRACSPVYERYNGPVYDRRKSPDYGRHRSPEYGRYRSRSPVRRSRT, via the exons ATGCAACGCCTCTACATCCTTATGTGCATCAGCCCCTTCCTTCACATGTATGCAG GATTTGCCTTTGTTTATTACGAGGATGAACGTGATGCTGAAGATGCTATTCGTGAACTTGATAATATTCCTTTTGGTTATGACCGACGGCGACTGTCTGTGGAGTGGGCTAAG GGTGAACGTGGTCGACGTGGTGATGGTTCTAGGTCAGTGACAAATCATAGACCCACCAAAACCTTGTTTGTTATCAACTTTGATCCAATCCGTACTAGGGAACGAGATATTCTAAGGCACTTTGAGCCATATGGGAAGGTTCTTCATGTTCGCATTAGGCGAAACTTTGCGTTTGTTCAGTTTGCAACACAAGACGATGCTACCAAAGCTCTCGAGGCTACACAAAGGAg CAAGTTACTAGACAGAGTCGTGTCTGTTGAATATGCTTTAAGGGATGATGATGAGAGGGATAACAGATATGATAGTCCTAAAAGAGGAGGTTACGATAGACGTGGAGATAGTCCATATGGGAGGTCCCGAAGTCCTGTGTACCATAGGCGACAAAGTCCTGATTATGGTAGAGCTTGTAGTCCTGTTTATGAACGCTATAATGGTCCTGTTTATGACAGACGCAAAAGTCCTGATTACGGGAGGCATAGGAGTCCTGAATATGGCAGATACCGCAG CCGATCACCTGTTCGAAGGTCCCGAACATAG
- the LOC105763921 gene encoding serine/arginine-rich splicing factor RS31 isoform X1 → MRPVFVGNFEYETRQSELERLFSKYGRIERVDMKSGFAFVYYEDERDAEDAIRELDNIPFGYDRRRLSVEWAKGERGRRGDGSRSVTNHRPTKTLFVINFDPIRTRERDILRHFEPYGKVLHVRIRRNFAFVQFATQDDATKALEATQRSKLLDRVVSVEYALRDDDERDNRYDSPKRGGYDRRGDSPYGRSRSPVYHRRQSPDYGRACSPVYERYNGPVYDRRKSPDYGRHRSPEYGRYRSRSPVRRSRT, encoded by the exons ATGAGGCCTGTGTTTGTGGGGAACTTCGAGTACGAGACTCGGCAATCAGAGCTGGAGCGTTTGTTTTCAAAATACGGGAGGATCGAACGGGTTGATATGAAATCTG GATTTGCCTTTGTTTATTACGAGGATGAACGTGATGCTGAAGATGCTATTCGTGAACTTGATAATATTCCTTTTGGTTATGACCGACGGCGACTGTCTGTGGAGTGGGCTAAG GGTGAACGTGGTCGACGTGGTGATGGTTCTAGGTCAGTGACAAATCATAGACCCACCAAAACCTTGTTTGTTATCAACTTTGATCCAATCCGTACTAGGGAACGAGATATTCTAAGGCACTTTGAGCCATATGGGAAGGTTCTTCATGTTCGCATTAGGCGAAACTTTGCGTTTGTTCAGTTTGCAACACAAGACGATGCTACCAAAGCTCTCGAGGCTACACAAAGGAg CAAGTTACTAGACAGAGTCGTGTCTGTTGAATATGCTTTAAGGGATGATGATGAGAGGGATAACAGATATGATAGTCCTAAAAGAGGAGGTTACGATAGACGTGGAGATAGTCCATATGGGAGGTCCCGAAGTCCTGTGTACCATAGGCGACAAAGTCCTGATTATGGTAGAGCTTGTAGTCCTGTTTATGAACGCTATAATGGTCCTGTTTATGACAGACGCAAAAGTCCTGATTACGGGAGGCATAGGAGTCCTGAATATGGCAGATACCGCAG CCGATCACCTGTTCGAAGGTCCCGAACATAG
- the LOC105763925 gene encoding pentatricopeptide repeat-containing protein At5g08510, which produces MNQLKQSLASTLKNGLQRHQTQLLIIQFLRFPNIPYAHNLFDLLPNKTVFLYNKLIQAYSSVNQSHQCLTLYSQMCFNNCSPNQHSFIFLFPACASLSSLSHGQILHTHLLKSGFGLDCYALTALLDMYAKLRVLKFARQVFDEMRVRNVPTWNALISGYSRCGDMKEALELFKSMPQKNVVSWTSMISGYSQNGQFSSALDMFLRMEKESRVKPNRVTIASVLPACANLGALEIGERIEAYARGNGLFEDLYVSNTILEMHARCGKIEVAKRVFDEIGKRRNSCSWNSMIMALALHGKSIEALEHYEQMLHEGTAPDNVTFVGVLLACTHGGLVTKGRELFESMAKNYNINPKLEHYGCMVDLLGRAGALQEAYDLIKTMPMKPDAVVWGALLGACSFHKNVKLAEKAAQPLFRLEPWNAGNCVILSNIYASRGQWDGVAKLRKMMKGGQITKAAGYSFIEEGGEMHKFLVEDKSHPRCDEIYETLHRISIVMKLQNKLIDFRSELTV; this is translated from the exons ATGAACCAGCTGAAACAATCCCTAGCTTCCACTCTTAAAAATGGCCTGCAACGACACCAAACTCAGCTTCTCATCATTCAATTCCTCCGATTCCCAAACATTCCATATGCCCACAACCTTTTCGATCTCCTTCCAAACAAAACTGTCTTCCTCTACAACAAGCTCATCCAAGCTTACTCCTCAGTTAACCAATCCCATCAATGCCTCACTCTCTACTCCCAAATGTGCTTCAACAACTGTTCCCCCAACCAGCATTCTTTCATCTTCCTTTTCCCTGCATGTGCTTCACTTTCCTCCCTTTCCCATGGCCAAATCCTTCATACCCATCTTCTCAAATCTGGGTTTGGTCTTGATTGTTATGCTTTAACCGCTTTGCTCGATATGTATGCAAAACTTCGTGTGTTAAAGTTTGCTCGGCAAGTGTTTGATGAAATGCGTGTCAGAAATGTGCCTACTTGGAACGCTTTGATTTCTGGGTATTCTAGGTGTGGGGATATGAAGGAAGCTTTGGAATTGTTTAAATCAATGCCTCAGAAGAATGTGGTTTCTTGGACATCGATGATATCGGGTTACTCGCAGAACGGGCAGTTTTCGAGTGCGTTAGATATGTTTTTAAGGATGGAGAAAGAGAGTAGAGTTAAACCGAATCGAGTGACCATTGCTAGTGTGCTTCCTGCTTGTGCAAATCTTGGAGCATTGGAGATTGGAGAAAGGATTGAAGCTTATGCAAGAGGGAATGGTTTGTTTGAGGATTTGTATGTTAGCAATACTATCCTCGAAATGCATGCGAGGTGCGGTAAAATCGAAGTGGCGAAAAGGGTGTTTGATGAGATCGGGAAGAGGAGAAATTCGTGCTCTTGGAATTCAATGATCATGGCTTTAGCCCTTCATGGAAAATCGATCGAAGCTCTCGAGCATTACGAACAAATGCTG CATGAAGGAACTGCACCGGACAATGTCACATTCGTGGGAGTTCTCTTAGCATGCACGCATGGAGGATTGGTTACAAAAGGACGAGAACTTTTCGAATCAATGGCAAAAAACTACAACATCAATCCTAAATTGGAGCATTATGGATGCATGGTAGACCTCCTAGGTCGAGCTGGAGCATTGCAAGAAGCTTACGATCTTATAAAAACCATGCCTATGAAGCCCGATGCTGTGGTTTGGGGAGCTCTTTTAGGAGCTTGCAGCTTTCATAAAAATGTCAAACTCGCAGAAAAAGCGGCTCAGCCTCTCTTTCGGCTCGAACCATGGAATGCAGGAAACTGCGTTATTCTTTCTAATATATATGCATCTAGGGGGCAGTGGGACGGTGTTGCAAAGCTAAGGAAGATGATGAAAGGTGGTCAAATTACAAAGGCAGCTGGATATAGCTTCATTGAAGAGGGAGGTGAAATGCATAAGTTTCTCGTGGAGGATAAATCGCATCCGAGATGTGATGAAATATACGAAACCTTACATCGGATCTCGATAGTGATGAAGCtacaaaacaaattaattgaCTTTCGGTCCGAGCTTACAGTTTGA
- the LOC105763927 gene encoding ATP synthase subunit delta, chloroplastic — MDPLSSSVSSRLKPTNFNSTPRQLHPLKPLNRPRHLPPPSPQRPLLFSTTKPTTISTSFTHKNLTALPIFPHPTSLLPSSSLHVHRTPATGYAAALLDTTQSTGSLHEVRRDVRKLSRLLQNSQIQALLNDPFLGDQEKGKAMKELAKKGKFNKHLFNLLKVMVEKNKLGIVSEVLEEFERVYDELIGTKQVWVSSEKMIGEDMLFKIAMKVQNLSGAVKVKVKNLVIDKLPKIPDSGLLYT; from the coding sequence ATGGACCCTCTATCAAGCTCTGTTTCTTCACGCCTCAAGCCCACGAACTTCAACTCAACACCTCGCCAATTGCACCCCTTAAAACCACTCAACAGACCGCGTCACCTCCCTCCACCGTCACCCCAACGTCCCCTGCTCTTCTCCACCACCAAACCAACCACCATCTCCACCTCTTTCACCCACAAAAACCTCACCGCTCTTCCTATCTTCCCCCACCCCACCTCACTTCTCCCTTCATCATCCCTTCATGTCCATCGAACCCCTGCCACCGGCTACGCCGCAGCTCTATTAGACACAACTCAATCCACCGGTTCACTTCACGAAGTCCGACGAGACGTACGAAAGCTCTCGAGACTACTCCAAAACAGTCAAATTCAAGCTTTGTTGAATGACCCGTTTTTGGGTGATCAAGAGAAGGGAAAAGCAATGAAGGAATTGGCTAAAAAAGGGAAGTTTAACAAGCATCTTTTTAACTTGTTAAAGGTGATGGTTGAGAAGAACAAGTTGGGGATTGTAAGTGAAGTGTTGGAAGAGTTCGAGAGGGTTTACGATGAGTTGATTGGAACTAAACAGGTTTGGGTTTCGTCGGAGAAGATGATTGGGGAAGACATGTTGTTTAAAATTGCTATGAAGGTTCAAAATCTTAGTGGTGCTGTTAAAGTTAAGGTCAAGAACTTGGTTATTGATAAGCTACCCAAAATACCAGACTCTGGCTTGCTCTATACTTAA
- the LOC105763928 gene encoding uncharacterized protein LOC105763928 yields MTEDRCLKCGQEAEDSNHVFQRCPIAKESWLTWVFSEGTNDQCRGFCCGLWITWTSRNKFLYEGKISTSWDISKQIKSYILELEGIRERELTLVTSTKSSQRLQRENTTIFFDAAFDSKHNRSASGLVVKEQEGKIVAAKSILHENVASLFVAEAYAGYQATMLGIQLGYLNVDILGDSKTITTKCQSENHDRSEIGAIISDIQGLNVSFKKSVSSSYQGLEILKHTE; encoded by the exons ATGACTGAGGATCGATGCTTGAAGTGTGGACAGGAAGCAGAAGATAGCAACCATGTCTTTCAAAGGTGTCCTATAGCGAAAGAA AGTTGGCTTACCTGGGTTTTCAGCGAAGGAACAAATGATCAGTGTCGAGGATTCTGCTGTGGGCTATGGATAACCTGGACAAGCagaaataaatttctttatgaAGGTAAAATCAGTACCAGTTGGGACATATCCAAGCAAATAAAAAGCTATATTCTTGAGCTGGAAGGTATTAGAGAAAGGGAACTCACCTTAGTAACCAGCACAAAGTCTAGTCAGAGGCTACAAAGAGAGAATACGACCATCTTCTTCGATGCGGCTTTTGACTCAAAGCATAACAGATCTGCGTCAGGCCTAGTTGTCAAGGAGCAGGAGGGTAAAATAGTGGCTGCAAAGTCAATCCTTCATGAAAATGTTGCATCTCTATTTGTGGCGGAAGCATATGCAGGATATCAAGCAACAATGTTAGGGATTCAACTGGGATATCTTAATGTGGATATACTAGGAGATTCAAAAACAATTACAACTAAATGCCAAAGTGAAAATCACGACAGATCAGAAATAGGAGCAATCATCAGTGATATTCAAGGACTAAATGTTTCTTTCAAAAAATCAGTTTCTTCTTCATACCAAGGATTGGAAATATTGAAGCACACAGAATAG